In Cervus elaphus chromosome 7, mCerEla1.1, whole genome shotgun sequence, the following proteins share a genomic window:
- the LOC122697194 gene encoding glutathione S-transferase A1: MSGKPILHYFNGRGRMECIRWLLAAAGVEFEEKLIEKPEDLDKLKNDGSLLFQQVPMVEIDGMNLVQTRAILNYIATKYNLYGKDIKERVLIDMYSEGVADLGEMIMLLPLCPAAEKDAKVTLIREKTTNRFLPAFENVLKSHGQDYLVGNKLSRADIHLVELLYYVEELDPSLLANFPLLKALKARVSNLPAVKKFLQPGSQRKPPTDEKKIEEARKVFKF; the protein is encoded by the exons atgtcagggaagcccattcttcacTATTTCAATGGACGCGGCAGAATGGAGTGCATTCGGTGGCTCCTGGCTGCAGCTGGAGTGGAG TTTGAAGAGAAACTTATAGAAAAACCAGAAGACTTGGATAAGTTAAAAAATG atgGGAGTTTGTTGTTCCAGCAAGTGCCAATGGTTGAAATTGATGGGATGAATCTGGTGCAGACCAGAGCCATTCTCAACTACATTGCCACCAAATACAACCTCTACGGGAAAGACATAAAGGAGAGAGTCCT GATTGATATGTATTCAGAGGGTGTGGCAGATTTGGGTGAAATGATCATGCTTTTGCCACTGTGCCCAGCTGCTGAAAAAGATGCCAAGGTGACCCTCATCCGAGAAAAGACAACAAACCGTTTTCTCCCTGCATTTGAAAAT GTGCTGAAGAGCCATGGACAAGACTACCTAGTGGGTAACAAGCTGAGCAGGGCTGACATCCACCTGGTTGAACTTCTCTACTATGTGGAAGAGCTGGACCCCAGCCTTCTGGCCAACTTCCCTCTGCTGAAG gcccTAAAAGCCAGAGTCAGCAATCTCCCGGCCGTGAAGAAATTTCTGCAGCCTGGCAGCCAGAGGAAGCCTcccacagatgagaaaaaaatagaagaagccAGGAAGGTTTTCAAGTTTTAG
- the LOC122697195 gene encoding glutathione S-transferase A2-like, with protein MAGKPKLHYFDARGRMEAIRWLLAAAGVEFEEKLLESSEDLDKLRHDGSLVFQQVPMVEIDGMKLVQTRAILNYIATKYDLYGKDMKERALIDMYTEGVADLSEMILLLPLCPPDQKNAKLTLIRERTTNRYLPAFEKVLKSHGQDYLVGNKLSKADIHLVELLYYVEELDSSLLANFPLLKGLKTRVSNLPAVKKFLQPGSQRKPPGTEKTLEQARRIFKF; from the exons ATGGCGGGGAAGCCCAAGCTCCACTATTTCGATGCCCGAGGCAGGATGGAGGCCATCCGGTGGCTCCTGGCTGCAGCTGGAGTGGAG TTTGAAGAGAAACTTTTAGAAAGTTCAGAAGATTTGGATAAGTTAAGACATG ATGGGAGTTTAGTGTTCCAGCAAGTACCAATGGTTGAAATTGATGGGATGAAGCTGGTACAGACCAGAGCCATTCTCAACTACATTGCCACCAAATATGATCTCTATGGGAAAGATATGAAGGAGAGAGCCCT GATTGATATGTACACAGAGGGTGTGGCAGACTTGAGTGAAATGATCCTGCTTTTGCCCCTGTGCCCACCTGATCAAAAAAATGCCAAGTTGACCCTGATCCGAGAAAGGACAACAAACCGTTATCTCCCTGCATTTGAAAAA GTGCTAAAGAGCCACGGACAAGACTACCTGGTGGGCAACAAGCTGAGCAAGGCTGACATCCACCTGGTTGAACTGCTCTACTATGTGGAAGAGCTGGACTCCAGCCTTTTGGCCAACTTCCCTCTGCTGAAG GGCCTGAAAACCAGAGTCAGCAATCTCCCGGCCGTGAAGAAGTTTCTGCAGCCTGGCAGCCAGAGGAAGCCTCCGGGGACTGAGAAAACTCTTGAACAAGCCAGAAGGATTTTCAAGTTTTAA